aataacatatcgACACAATATCcgtatgaattaaataaattatgataacgaaaataaggaaaattgaataaattttcacgagttagatttatcaaaaatatttatcaaagaattatcagaatataaacaaattttgacAAGATATGCTctatttgaagataaaaatagaattagtcaatattcaaagaaaaaaattacgattttttcacgcttttcaataatttaaaatggaagttagaaacaataatgaaaattctctCTGGGTGTTCGGATATGGATCTTTGTGCTGGCATCCAggtttcaaatataaaaaaagcgCGGTAGGACACATCAAAGGATTCATTAGAAGATTTTGGCAAGGAAATACAACACATAGGGGAACAGTAGAAAAGGTAAGTCttagaaatttagaattttttttattcttttattcctcttttttcaCACTTAAGAAATGTCAATTCAGAATTCCatcgtaaatatttacattgttcttttttataaaaaatccaattatatacaaattttacaataatatttgtaattgattaatgatgtatgaaattattcttaataaatcagAAATGAAAACATGCTTAATTCTATCATAGAATTTCGaaatacatttacattataaaattattatattaatattatattttgcactttaaaatatatatatgtgtgtgtgtgtgtgtatatatatgttaataagatatataaatattgtcattttcatttacaatgtataaatatcaaataagagTTCGTCGACaaactaaatttttcatacgGACTTCACCTCAGATGtgctatttatatctttaattttcttgttcaTGAATTCGACACGTGAATTCTTTCACAAAGCCTTGGCAATCTTCCACACTGTTATGGTAAAgatgagttttttttatttaacgcattttgtttacaataaatgtgtttattatgaatatttgataatgtaatataaatatttactttacattacattttttatttctctttttttgaaaaaagaaatattcttattttaacaatttaagaaaattttcaatatatttttaaaaatcataaaataaatataataataataaataaaataataaaattttttttaatatccggTAGCATATAATGTTTGCGGAACGATACTACGGCTCAGTAAGTGCTTACGGATGCTTCCATTAAGACTGATGAAAATCGGATATAGTTTCACCTAAAGCGCGTTCCAATTTCtctaattgatatattattatttaatttaccgAAGTACATTTTTCTAGTCATAtagtttaacaattttaattttattttatttttaattttttatattctattatatttcttttatcataatatagacaacttttatcaaataaaaatttctcttcatcTTGTATTGCGGCTGTCTGTCAATTAATGTGAAACCAGTTATAGCTCGTAGAAACCAATATCTTTTGcagatacattattttatatgttgtaCATGCATATGTTATATACTTACGTCATTATGatgtaaaaaatacaattaatttctttgcaattgaaattattggttatttatttagtgatttattatctatttttattatagccTGGACGTGTAGCTACATTGGTTGAGGAAAAAGAGGTAATTCCACTTACTTTTATCATTAACCTCAAATTTATGCGTCATTactattgattaataatataaacgtaATATCTCCATTATTTGTAATGAATTGCTTCCGTTTCGTGATAAatgttttctttgtttataagGGTGTTGTTTACGGTCGAGCATTTCAAGTTCAAGACAGTACAGCATTGCCTTATTTGGAAAATCGCGAATGTACTTTAGGAGGATATATGACAACAATTACAACATTTTATAGTCGCGAAGGAAACAGAAACTTTCCAGTCATCATTTACATTGCTACCAATAAAAACGAACACTGGCTTGGTGATGCACCGCTTCAAAATATAGCAAAACAAATCTCTGAGTGTTCAGGTCCAAATGGGCACAATGTCGAATATCTTTTACGGTTTGTTTTCCCATATACGGTCGTTCTGATTTACTCGTTAAGttattttatgcttttttttctttttcttttatttttttttttcttatattttattttatgtgtcACGCACAGATTAGCAGAGTTTATGCACCGTTATCTGCCAGAAGCTCATGACGAACATTTGTTCACTTTGGAAATATTAGTGCGTTCGaggataaaagaaatgaatatatgttTGAATACGTTAATGGGTGaccgaaatttcaatattgatatCGAGGACATCGATGTGAAGGATGACGACAATGACTTCGTCACCAATAACACTACTGGCAATCTCAGGAAAAATTCCTTCCAATTTACTCTTCAAGTACCTGACAAGACTATGCGTTGTCTCAAAATGTAGTTTACATTTGTTAATGCttcaatatttgcatttttgcaGAATTTAAAGAGGCAAATAGATAGTTAAAGAAAAtaggataaataaatcataaatattctttataaatatttatattaaaacgttCGTATTTTCCGAGAATAATTCGTACAATATTTGAgaacaaatattatacgaattaaatCTGAATGTAATACAAATGTGttttaagaataatgaaaGCCATGTTTGGCAGCttcgtattataaaatatatttgcatgttAAAATGTcgcacttttatttttaaatgtgctGGATATTATTTcagatgatatttaaaaaaaaaaaattgtgccttaatttattataattgagcATAATCGTGTATGTATTACAAGTGTTcctttctataattttcaaaattgtaagttaacaaattttgtatattgacatacaaaatatactgatttataaaagagataatattaaaatattttattattattttgtcattttatatatcatagttcggctcaaaataaaaatgtagttATCAATgagaaatgatgaaaatatattcaattgatATCTCGTATCTCATCTATAGTCACGCGCTAGGAGCAAAGATAGACAAGAAAAGTAAGTAGTGAGAGAAGGAtaaaaataggataaaaattaggaaatcagcgccatctccagAGTGCCGTAAATGAAACTCGTCTAGCAAGAAGATCAAATTGATCTTTATCGCTATCTTTCGAGTATCGAAGATACCTTattgaatcatatttttagaaatagtcaagagatggcgttaattctcaatttttactCTACCTTATCCTATGTTTGAAGAAATGTCTTTAATAgtcaagagatggcgctgatagCCAATTCTTATTTGCTCTCCTTGTCTATCgtgagtttcatttgcggcactctgaagatggcgctgattctctaatttttatcctatctctatccttttctCATTATCTACTTTCTATCCTTATCTATTCTTATTCTTCGCACGTGACCATAGAcaagaaagatgaaaataaatgttgataacaaaaattattgttattacattatttttttaatttttaatcgatttatactgatcaattaaaaatatccatattATAATCCATACAATTTGTACAACATACTCAACTTCTACACagttaattttacatattctttttatatcatttttacaattataattgcttatttaatataatatttttatttgaaatcacGTGCAAAGCCATCAttcctaattaattaaagttactTGTGACAtatgagaaagaagaaaatatttgtaccaTTATCGGCAgatgattttcataatttttggtaaaaatataaGGAAAAGGGAACATGGAATTCCTGGTTATGCCGCGATGGCGTGGTGGGCCTCAAAGATCTTCGTTATTATTTCAGCGAAACGAAGCGTGCATAGATGCACGCTCGAGTTGGTTCCTGTACGAGTTGTTAACTTCTTCGTCGAGGATTCTGACCAATTTATTACACATAAttcgtcgtttctttttcgaaataagTAGCCCGAAAATCGTTTGGCGATCTCGCAAAAAATTAACCAAACTTCGAAGACATAAAAACAGAATTActttgtgtgtgtgtatatattcttaattacactctgtaagaaataaaatttttcgcaatcgatagctttataatatatctctttacatgtaaatattcaaaaaattcgcaTAATTTGAATACCTATTTTTATTCgacgaaaaaagaatcttcGAATTAAACATTCATTACGCAGAAATACCTTTTGAAATTTCACATTCTCCAACGAACGAATTAACGATTGCGATATATACGTTCAGTAACGAAAAAGAATCGCGTACAGCGTGGCGAGAAATGAATCGTTACAGTCGACGATGAtccgtttaaaaaaagaagtttcaCCGACTTAACGACTTAACAAAAACCACATAGAATCACaagaattacatatttttaccaGTGGACAGGAGATCTGACAGGGAACATAGGGACGAAGAGTGGAGAATCTCTTTACGGAACGTACGTAAACGAACGTTCGTCACGCACCGTGGCGATAAAGCCAGCCAAGTATCTCGAGGATAACGTTACTCTTGTGTTACGTGTATGCTGTCCTGTAATTCCATTAATGCATTTTGTGGACAATTTTaagagatttctttttcttaccgtgaaaattaattaaaacaaaaaaaaaataattgcaaatttatatccaaaaatttatCCAAGAAGACATTATATACAGCTATTTTATTCTAACatgcagaaaatattaatatttcaacaaacTTATATTTAAGTATGGAAAAGTGTTTTATACATCGATTACACATCCAAGCCATTTTATTCCAGTATACGTGGAATGCTAGTTTAATGGAAAGAGGGCAGAGTATCGAAGAAATcgaagtttcaaatttttgtgtATAAATTGCGCATAAGCGAACACGAAACGATCGTCTGGGAACGGCCAggacgaaaatatatttccgcCCGCAAATAACTTCCATAAGCTTGCTTTCGTGCGGAAAAGTCGAATATACGGTTATACTCGCTCGTCACGGTTATTAAACgcgtatttcttttctttcctatcGTGCACGACAGATATTCAAAGCGCGCATCGATTTGAACCACCCACGAGAAATTTCGATTGCGATGCAATCCGCACAGACTATATTTCAACCTCgagcgatggaaaaaaaaaaaaaaaaaaaggaaaaaagaaaaaaggaaaagaaacgcgCAAGATTAGAAAGTTCTCAGGTTGCGCGTAACGAAATATTCCCAATGTCATGCGTCGATCATTTTTTACGCGGTATTAAATTGAACGAACGATGTCGTTTCCTTGCCTCTTCATGGCCGTTGGATTTCCGCAATAATGGGATAGGCACTGTTACACGTTTTCCCGCGTTTTTTCCTGAAAAATGGCTAGTGGTAtaaagaaggggaggggaaaaagtgGCGAGACCGTGGGCCGGTTTAAAAGGCGTAAAGCACgactttattttattgctgGTGTGACGATTTCCGTCACGTTATTGTGTCAAGTACTAAAGTGGGTAAAAAAGTCGCCATGTAATTCGTTCTTCCAAATTGAATTGCGATATAACTAATCTAGACTAATCTAAActcttttctaaaatattattcaagatGACGAGTATTTTATTGAGAGTGAAACTTTGgaggattatttttcttcttctttttttttatcaacaaataattttccaattgtcCCTGTTGAAAAATCTTTACCTATCTATTTTGATACACGTAATGAGTGACGTAAGAGTAACtgtaaaatttctctctttcttctcttttatgtgtaaaaataaataaaaacggcACGATTGTCTGGACAAAAATCCGAGCCATCCGAGTGAAAGTTTGCCATTTTCGTTTTCGCGGGACGATCTAAACGCCATTGGTCGATGTTACGATTATCcacaagtaattaaattatcctcCCTTATTGTTACGTAATCCACAAAAGAGTGAAACTGCGAATCAATTATTCATCGTATTGTAAAGCGAGAGCGGGTCGTTTTTACCGACCGTGAGAGCGGTTGCTTGCAATAAAGCCAGCCTCCTTTTGCGGTCCGCTCGTTTTATCAAGTAAAATCCTTTCTCTTCTGACGCACGGACACGTAACACGCGCGTTGGTTCATGCATCCTCTTAATTACGCGAATCCACGCATTCGCAATTACACCGATTAACCGTGTCTCCATTCTTTTCGacgatcaaaataaaataaatcgtaataCGGCCAAGGTTGTGCGCACCTGATCGACAATGCGCGATTTCTAACGTTCCGTGTTAAAACTTAATCGGAATAATCGGCTGTCACGCAACAACACCtcgcattattattttattgtcacACATGTGGCGAATAACTGTGGatagttagaaataaaattcaaattccaaGCTTcagtttcttattataaaaaaaattcctttcctCTGCCGGCTTAAAGAATCGCcacttttctgaaaaaaaaaaaaggaaaaatcaaattgttgatttttaacGCGCtcgtatcgatattaaaaattatatttaaaaatttattttagacagaatcttttctttattacattatatttctcgtatattcgatcaataattctattgattctataactttgaaaaaaaatcaatccgTCAGATTTTAATCGAACATAACCTGTTTGGGGTCTTTTACAATCACATTATCATTGGTATTTTTCCGTGAGAAGGGTTTGTACTTCGGAATAATGACATTAACTTGCCACAACGTATGAAATTTCTCCGGCAATGCGTAATTTAGGGGTAATAACCGGGCAGATGCAGATCAGAATCGTACGGTGCGGTGAACGCTGCGGCATTTCGCCCATTATTGCCTCGTCTCTTTGTTCCTTCGTCTAAAAAGCTTTCACCAGAGACGTTTCCTCGTTTCCTCCGCGTCGCGTGTCTTCCTTCTCGAAGCATTACCATCATCAACGCAATTGCGATGCGTGCCACTGTCAACGTTAAAACAAACTCGGTGAAATTGAAAGTATACTTTAAAAACTTGGTGTTCAATTAACATTTCTTGACAACTTGCTTTCCTTCGCTTTCCAAAACTCTCAAAAGTTTtactctaaaaaataaaatattcttacttaagtattttatttgaaataacatttgaacgagtgaaaatattctattaaaaatatatatatatatatacatttttgagAGTAAAAGTTAGTTTTATCAAATACATTCGCACCTTAAGGGTTTTCTAAAGGCTTAATTGCGAGCAAACGCGGGAGAAattgagatttaattaaagagaGGAGTTAATAAGAATAGAGCATAAAAATGAGAAGCACCTTGACACGTATGATTCTATGAAATTAGATTATACGGCTAAAACTGTCTCATTAGCGTCATTAACTCCGCGCATCGTTGATCATTTAGCCGCGTTATTCCGCCGTGGCGCATTAATTAAGCGTATTCACAGATTTATTAGTTTTACTGGGTCGCAGTTTTATGAACATTCTTCAACAATAAGTATATCTTTTCGCATATCTATTCGCATATCCATGGACTACCAGAAAGCGACAAATATCTTGCCagaattttactatttttcaaaattttttcttcttagatATCACGCAAAATAAATCACATCACTTTTTAAATGAACCAAGTTTCCAATTATATCTTGACTTCCAAAGAAGAAAGACTTGTTGGATCAGCACATTTTCACtcttatcaaaattatcataatttatcaattcgcgTAAGAGGATacctgaaataaataatacaaagttAGAAATGtaatacgaattaaaataatacgatacttataaatttctacatttttttacaaattcagaaaatatatatagtcacCATCATCATTTTTGAGGAAGCGAACAAGGCGTCGGATCGATTATCCTACGCGTCTCGTCGATCGTTTAAACGCGTCATTACGTGCATCGATTAATCGCACTTGATCGCATATACATATGCACGTGGATACCGTAGCACGTAGATGCGTTCGAGGAGACGAGAGAGAAAGGTTTCTGTGCCGCAACGAAGCCTGTGGGCAACACGACCGTGTATATTCGTTTGCGCTGGTTGCGCTATTGAAATATCTGTGCTTGGCGCTTTGCACGATGCACCTACGCGAGCTTCGAGTTTCGAGGCTGTGATACACGCTGACCCCTTGATCCCCCGTTGAAATAAATCGCACGATTTATCTTGTTTTAGCCCGTGATGGGTTTAAGGATAACGATTCCATTGTGGATTTAATACACTGtgcgataaatatttgtacagtGCGCATCGGGATTAACGTAATTGAATGGGGATAAGGGTCTGTGACACATTTCGGTTGAAGTTGAAATAACGGTAAGGCATGGTTCTACGATCCCTGTAGATCATTTTAATGCGCGCAGATTGTAGATATTACGATGGAAGGATACGTAAGAAGCGTGTTTGAAATCTAATgtaaggaagaagagagaagctGAAAAGCAATTTTCAGTTTCATAGTAAGGAGAAGAACACTGTTAACTATTCggctaatatatatataaatgtttggtATCGTATATATACGTGATATTCTCTTCGTggtaaaatattgtttattaattttcgtagAGGTTATGCGTAGAATGCATAAAGTTGATTgatattcctcttttttttcacttttcttttattttacttgctttaaattcttatttccgATTATCATTCAACTGTTACacgttcaatttcaattttgaattctcGCATAATTATTTCCAACTCTAATTGCATTGCGAAATTACTTTCTTACGTTTATAGATAATCGACTCCTATATAGGCGATTACGTATCTTATTCGTATCCCAAATAGTAAAAAACCAATGAATACTGGTTTGAAAAGCTTGTTGAAAACGATCTGCTCGCAGCTAACCCTTTCACAAAACTCGTCccttaaattgttatttcttattacGCGCGGACATTTTATTGCTATgggaatgaatattttaccaTCGTGAGAAGCACACAGTCGAATTATTCTATCGATTACACACAGGCACTATCAGGAAGGATATTTACCGGAAGAGCTCGCAGAGTCAACGACCTAACATAATCCTCGGAATAATCGCCGTGATTTTTCCATGTTCGTTTCTGCGATTCGTGTGTTGCGCTCGGTGGCACCATTGATCGAAGCGAATACACAACCCGAACGAGCTAACGGCGCTGAAAGGTTAATCATATCTATATACCGGGTGGTCGAGAAACAAATTTGATTCTAAGTGAATAGCAACATATGGGTCATAGGGATTTTCTAGCTGTATGGTTGGTCGACGTGTACGGCCATATTTGCAAGAGAACACGTGAAAAgtcgaaaagaattatttcacgTATTCGACTTTTTCTTTTGCACGCGTGTTATCGTCAGTAATTATGTatagtttttttctattttattttgcatttttcaagttttttgcACTTATTGAAAATCAACATCTATCATTATCGGAGAAATTGTGCCGATGTACGTAATTGGCCAAGGTGATCGATAACAGATACCGCGGGAACATTGAAAGAAACCGGAACGAGGCCTGATTTCTCGAATCGTATCATCGAACGGATGGGTTATGGTGATCAATGATCGGCCGACAGATCGATCATTCACCAAGCGCAATACACGTACACGCGATTAATAACGAGTAAGAACGTGGCTCACGAAGTTCGCATAAATTCATGGGGTAGCAACCTACTTATCACCTGCTACGCTCGTGAAACGCTATCCCTTTAATATCGTTTTACACGGTACGTAATTATCAAAGTAGATCGTGGACGGCTCGATAGCGAAACAATAAATTCTGTGAGACATAGTGCGCGATATTCGATCAGTGTGTCGCCATAGATGTTAATCGACttagaaaaatctattaatagaTTTCCagctttcacatttttttcagTTATCTTGAATTATTTAGGATTAGTTGTATCAGCCtattaacaaaaagaaaaaaattaaaagatacgaTATTCGTGACAAAAGAAAGCTTATTAATaggttttcaataattaaaatattaatattttgaagatataCTCACGACAATAGAATAAAGtgtaaaatcgattaattgtaaaaatgtaatcTAATCACGACTAATTGCCAATATAAGTAAGTAATAtgatcttaatttaaatatattgaaacgcAAAATAATTTGTGTATAAAAGTGTACGGTTGTACAACATGTATATCTGTCTATTGAAAGCTGACATCAGAGACTGGCGAATGAGGGAGTTGGAAGATAGAAAGATGCGAGATGTCAGCTGTAAAGTCCCTCtgggagaaagaaattttagttttGGGAAGGGATAACCACGAGTAAAGTCATCCCGCTTGCGTCATCCACCTGCCGTATACACCGTGCGTGTCCGGTACCGTTTTCGGTAcctgtttctcttttctcgagCTCATGGCACTGAAGCTGACCATGAACTTGTCGATTCAATTTAACGTCGAATAATTATCACAATTATCTTCTCTCTACTGATtacttacaaaatataattggagAATAATTAAGTTAATCGTTCTTatacgttttattatattttatgatctaaaaaatgaacatagaaataaaaataaataacatttcttaAGTGAACAGTGGAATGtgataattaatctttcattaCTTACATGctatttttttgtgaaattttaaatgattaatctttcttcagaatatttgtataatatctataaattgaaATGTGGAAAAAGtgatgaaaatagaataatattttttttaaatataaaatatttttaaataaaaacttaagtataaatgttttttaatagatg
The sequence above is drawn from the Apis cerana isolate GH-2021 linkage group LG11, AcerK_1.0, whole genome shotgun sequence genome and encodes:
- the LOC107995173 gene encoding putative glutathione-specific gamma-glutamylcyclotransferase 2 isoform X1 codes for the protein MEVRNNNENSLWVFGYGSLCWHPGFKYKKSAVGHIKGFIRRFWQGNTTHRGTVEKPGRVATLVEEKEGVVYGRAFQVQDSTALPYLENRECTLGGYMTTITTFYSREGNRNFPVIIYIATNKNEHWLGDAPLQNIAKQISECSGPNGHNVEYLLRFVFPYTVVLIYSLSYFMLFFLFLLFFFFLYFILCVTHRLAEFMHRYLPEAHDEHLFTLEILVRSRIKEMNICLNTLMGDRNFNIDIEDIDVKDDDNDFVTNNTTGNLRKNSFQFTLQVPDKTMRCLKM
- the LOC107995173 gene encoding putative glutathione-specific gamma-glutamylcyclotransferase 2 isoform X3, with translation MEVRNNNENSLWVFGYGSLCWHPGFKYKKSAVGHIKGFIRRFWQGNTTHRGTVEKPGRVATLVEEKEGVVYGRAFQVQDSTALPYLENRECTLGGYMTTITTFYSREGNRNFPVIIYIATNKNEHWLGDAPLQNIAKQISECSGPNGHNVEYLLRLAEFMHRYLPEAHDEHLFTLEILVRSRIKEMNICLNTLMGDRNFNIDIEDIDVKDDDNDFVTNNTTGNLRKNSFQFTLQVPDKTMRCLKM
- the LOC107995173 gene encoding putative glutathione-specific gamma-glutamylcyclotransferase 2 isoform X2: MEVRNNNENSLWVFGYGSLCWHPGFKYKKSAVGHIKGFIRRFWQGNTTHRGTVEKPGRVATLVEEKEGVVYGRAFQVQDSTALPYLENRECTLGGYMTTITTFYSREGNRNFPVIIYIATNKNEHWLGDAPLQNIAKQISECSGPNGHNVEYLLRFVFPYTVVLIYSLAEFMHRYLPEAHDEHLFTLEILVRSRIKEMNICLNTLMGDRNFNIDIEDIDVKDDDNDFVTNNTTGNLRKNSFQFTLQVPDKTMRCLKM